From Desulfuromonas soudanensis, the proteins below share one genomic window:
- a CDS encoding general secretion pathway protein GspB → MSSILKALKKVEAEKVSRSDAPVDIARDILRHSGRRSGTGFRLLLLSIVPLVAAAGVIVLLLSGIGEKTEGLSRATSPSGEEIINPGVEGLENSSAARENPPEQSAERNANSDGDIPHEPSVIFEDFRSSPDAARPEKIALDKIPALIVTGIAYQQDREGRLAVVNELPVMEGTLIEGARIEEILEDRVRFVKDGRTFEVGLGNPD, encoded by the coding sequence ATGAGCTCGATCCTCAAGGCATTGAAAAAGGTGGAGGCGGAAAAGGTCTCCCGTTCCGACGCTCCGGTCGATATCGCCCGGGATATCCTGCGCCACAGCGGCAGGCGTTCAGGGACTGGTTTTCGACTTCTTCTCCTGAGCATCGTTCCCCTTGTCGCGGCGGCGGGAGTTATTGTCCTTCTGCTGTCGGGAATCGGCGAAAAAACAGAGGGTCTCTCCCGCGCGACGTCTCCCTCTGGAGAGGAAATCATCAATCCTGGAGTCGAAGGTCTTGAAAACTCTTCAGCTGCCAGGGAAAACCCTCCGGAACAGTCCGCAGAAAGAAATGCCAATTCCGACGGGGACATACCCCATGAACCCTCAGTTATTTTCGAGGATTTTCGCTCCTCACCCGACGCAGCTCGACCGGAAAAAATAGCCCTCGATAAAATTCCGGCGCTGATCGTCACCGGGATCGCCTACCAGCAGGACAGGGAAGGGCGGCTTGCCGTGGTCAACGAACTCCCGGTGATGGAAGGGACCCTGATCGAGGGAGCGCGCATCGAAGAGATCCTCGAAGACCGGGTCCGCTTCGTCAAGGACGGCCGGACCTTTGAGGTCGGACTCGGCAATCCCGACTAG
- a CDS encoding ChaN family lipoprotein produces the protein MKRLFPILLAGLLALATPIPGKAHILQLDEGKYVSFAEVLKDLSTTRVVFMGELHDHAGHHRAQLQVIRALHNRGVTLAVGLEMFRSDSQQALDRWVAGESREEEFLRDYEENWSLWPVYREIFLFAREHGVKLVGLNLSRKITGQVASKGMDSLSPEQLGELPGVRCVVDPPYRSFIQRTLGAHVHKGAVFENFCEAQLLWDTAMARTLMNFLGTHPEHLVVVLAGSGHAWHYGIPRQLRDLGETNLRVLLPEIPGRIEEGTATANEADYLMIGLDRGGLH, from the coding sequence ATGAAGCGCCTCTTCCCAATCCTGCTTGCCGGCCTGCTTGCGCTCGCCACACCCATACCGGGGAAGGCTCACATTCTCCAGCTGGACGAAGGCAAATACGTAAGCTTTGCGGAGGTGCTCAAGGACCTGAGCACGACCCGCGTGGTGTTCATGGGGGAATTGCACGACCATGCCGGCCATCACCGGGCCCAGTTGCAGGTGATCAGGGCCTTGCACAATAGAGGAGTCACGCTGGCAGTGGGGCTGGAGATGTTTCGCAGCGACAGCCAGCAGGCGCTGGATCGCTGGGTGGCAGGGGAGAGTCGCGAAGAGGAGTTTCTCAGGGACTACGAGGAAAACTGGAGCCTGTGGCCGGTCTACCGGGAGATTTTCCTCTTTGCCCGGGAGCACGGCGTGAAACTGGTGGGGCTCAATCTTTCACGGAAGATCACCGGGCAGGTGGCAAGCAAGGGGATGGACTCCCTTTCCCCCGAACAGCTTGGGGAACTGCCGGGGGTGCGCTGCGTCGTCGACCCGCCCTATCGCAGCTTCATCCAGCGCACCCTCGGGGCCCATGTCCACAAGGGGGCGGTCTTCGAGAATTTCTGCGAGGCCCAGCTCCTCTGGGACACGGCCATGGCCCGGACGCTGATGAATTTTCTCGGCACCCACCCGGAGCATCTGGTGGTCGTTCTGGCCGGCAGCGGCCACGCCTGGCATTATGGAATTCCCAGGCAACTGCGGGACCTGGGAGAGACGAACCTGCGTGTTCTCCTCCCGGAAATTCCCGGAAGAATCGAGGAGGGAACGGCGACGGCCAATGAGGCCGATTACCTGATGATCGGCCTCGACCGGGGGGGGCTCCACTAG